Within Topomyia yanbarensis strain Yona2022 chromosome 2, ASM3024719v1, whole genome shotgun sequence, the genomic segment AAAGCAGTTTCAAAAAATAGACTCAATGTACTTAGAAAAACTGTAGTTTAGATATTGTATGCCAGCCGTTGGTGTTGGTTTTCGAAAtcttgatctgtcacgttacaagttatttgtttttcattacttCGTAATTGAAAATAAGCATTAATCCATTTCTATTTCAAAGCTTCAAACAATATCatgaaatttaaattaaactaCAATGGAAAAAGTCGTGCGTACTGGACCAGACAAAGTCTCACTATtaatctttttttaatttttacatcttGTAAGTATATAAAATATCCACAtctccgtgaagctaacgccttgagccgtgTCTAATAAGAAATACTATAACACCGTTTCAGAAAATCAATCATTTATGTAGTGAAAAAATCTTGGACTTTTATTAGTGTTTCAGCACGAGTCGATCGTTAAATTGCCTCaggtactcctggtgggataaGATACCTTAGTTTTTCAAGATTGAAGGTTTAGTTTGCTTTTAAGTGAGCGAGTGGCGATCAAATTTGCTAAAATAGAGGATACGGGTTTTCTTTAAAGAcatacggccaatttcttcactgatTTATTAGTAGTTagccgaaaactggttttcagcgatGGGTTAATGGGTGAGTCTCCATGGAAAAATTCAGTTCGCACACttggaaaaaatggaaattataTTTGACGTAACGTATATTAACAACGTATTTTTCTGGCTGATAATAGAACTTTACATATTCTTatatgtgaaataaaatattgtgacCCTTTGAATCTAATACATAGACTGAATAAACCAGAGAAAAGTGAGCTACTCATATTTTTACTGGTAATTAAaagtaaatttatgtgaattgtgAAGCTCATTTTATGTGCATCGCACAATACATAAAGCTACAAGACTAACTTTCCaattaattatttttcgaaTCAACCACCACTATTTTTTTGCAGAACGGTGGCTACAAACTCAAAGTGCGCAAGGTGCAGAACTGCGCCGGTTCCGATGCGGTCATCACGGCCAGCGAGAACTACACGGTGGTGCTGACGAAGAACTGCGACATCAAATCCCGCGGTTGCGTTCAGTTCAAATCGTTCAAAACGGCCGTTGCCAAATACAAGATCCGCAAAGATGGCGTCCAGATATTGCAGGGCAACATGAACCTATGTGACACGATTAAAACCGGCAGTCGGCATGCGGATGTTGGTCCGATAATGAGAACGTTCAAACTGCCGGAGAAGTGCCCGGTGGAGGAGGTGGGTTTGGTTGGATTCGTTGCTTTGGTTGCATCTGAACTATTGCGTTGTTGTTTTTTCTTCCTTTAGGGTTCACTCTGCACGGATCCGACACAGGTGGTGAATATCGCGCCGTTTGCACAGTTCCTCACCCTGGTACGGGGCACAATTGATGTCGAGACTGAGATCCAGCACGACACGGTAAGTTGATGCAACAATTTATTAAATCCCGTAGACAGGGGTAAGTTGTTCTCAGAAATTGGTGATGGGATGTTGAATGTTAACTGAATTGAAAGTAATTTACCGCTCACGTTCTTGTTTTCTTCCAATCATATCACAACAGGGTAGAAGTTGCTTCCAAGTCAGGTTTGATGTCACAAAGTGATCGGACGAGTTACGTGAACGGAATCAATTACAAATAATATAGACATGTGTACCTAATGAATTGTGGATAGCGGGTGTTAATAAATATGCATTGTTACCTCATTTACCCGGGAACGATTGAATGGTATGGCTGGTGCTTATTAGCTACTAAGAAAAGAACGTTCTCCATAGAATAAACATATATGAATCAATATGAATGATGACTTAGGTAAACTCTATGGGTGGATTCGAAAGTGCTTTTTATGATaaactgaaacctccatt encodes:
- the LOC131678816 gene encoding uncharacterized protein LOC131678816 translates to MVQIVRLAGNSRCLSGKVIAFLLLAIVGVAFACNGGYKLKVRKVQNCAGSDAVITASENYTVVLTKNCDIKSRGCVQFKSFKTAVAKYKIRKDGVQILQGNMNLCDTIKTGSRHADVGPIMRTFKLPEKCPVEEGSLCTDPTQVVNIAPFAQFLTLVRGTIDVETEIQHDTGRSCFQVRFDVTK